The region GTCAGCGCCGAACCTGAGGCCGGAAGTTCGGGCCAGGGCACGACAGATGGCGTCGAGGATCCTCTTGAGGATCTCGTGGGAACCGGTTCTCGGCCGGGCCTGTTCGATGGGCTGGCCTGGTCCGACCTCCGGGCGGTCAGCAGTCACGTAAACTCCCCTATGACTCTGCCTCCTCGGTTGGCCAGCATGGCGAACCCTCAGCCGCACCGGTGCCTCAGGGTTTGATTGCTGGACTGCGCTGAAACGGTAACCTGCTACCACGCTGCTACTATCTCGTCCGGCCTGAGCGGGTCTCACGGAGTATCGTCCTCCGGCTTTCTCTCGTTCTCAAGATCGCTTCTACCTCCGGGGACCTCCTGGGATGTCTCGCGGAGCGAGTTCCTAAACCGTAGGCGGCTGTTCGAATCAGCCTGGGCGCACCATCACTTACAGAACATTCGGGATCGAGAAAAGGCTCTGGGGTTGTTCTGCGGGTTGCAAGTGCGCGACGACGTCCTTGCAGCGGTGCGGCCGCTGGGGCGCCTGCCAGCTTCAATGATGGAATGGACTCCTCCTGCGACTTGATCGGCATCGATGTGCCAAAGTCGCTGCCTGTCACAGCAAAAGGAGGAGTCCAACTGAACGATACTCTGGTTGGGGTCGATCTCGCAAAGGCAATCTTCCAGCTCGCCATCTCCCGCCGCCCGGGTCGCTTCGAGGATCACCCGCGCCTGACGCGGGACCAGTTTCTGCCCTTTTTCGCCCAACTGCCAGTGGCGATCGTGATCATGGAGGCGTGCGGCACTTGCCACTACTGGGCGCGCAAGGTGCGAGAGCTCGGGCACGCCGTGGTCCTGCTGCCCCCGGGGCAAGTTCGCCCCTTCGTACGGCGCAACAAGACCGACCGCGCGGATGCCAAGGCCTTGGTGGACGCCTATCGCAACGGCGAGATCCGCCCGGTGCCGGTCAAGACGCCAGAACAACAGGTGCTCACCTCCCTGCACCGACTGCGCGAGGGATGGATGGCTCAGCGCACCGCGCGCCTGAACGCCTTGCGTGGGCTGCTGCGCGAGCAGGGAGTCTTCATTCGAGTCGGAGCCAAC is a window of Vicinamibacteria bacterium DNA encoding:
- a CDS encoding IS110 family transposase, encoding MDSSCDLIGIDVPKSLPVTAKGGVQLNDTLVGVDLAKAIFQLAISRRPGRFEDHPRLTRDQFLPFFAQLPVAIVIMEACGTCHYWARKVRELGHAVVLLPPGQVRPFVRRNKTDRADAKALVDAYRNGEIRPVPVKTPEQQVLTSLHRLREGWMAQRTARLNALRGLLREQGVFIRVGANEVVPAVWALIEDADSELAMPLRTLFAEACQEIREIERRLDLVERELGALARQLPEVERLMQIPGIGLIIATALVGFVGDLRRFPSARHFASYLGLTPREYS